The Streptomyces sp. NBC_01276 genome contains the following window.
GGCGCCGTCGAAGAAGACCTCGTTGAACTCGGCGGTGCCGGACATCTGGCGGATGGGCCGGACCTCGATCCGGCCGGGCTGGTCCATGGGCACGAGGAGGAAGGACAGGCCCCGGTGGCGGCGCGAACCGGCTTCGGTGCGGGCCAGGACGAAGCACCGGTCGGCGTCGTGGGCGAGGGAGGTCCAGATCTTCTGCCCGGTGACGCGCAGCAGCCCGTCGGCCGGGTCGCGCACGGCGGTGGTGCGCACCCCGGCCAGGTCGGATCCGGCGCCGGGTTCGCTGTAGCCCTGGCACCACAGTTCCTCGCCGCGGGCGATGGCGGGGAGGTGGCGGGCCTGCTGTTCGGGGGTGCCGTAGGCGATCAGGGTGGGGGCGAGGAGGTTCTCGCCGATGTGGCCGACCCGGCCGGGTGCGCGCAGCGCCGCGTACTCCTCGGCCCAGACGACCTGGCCGGTGAGGGAGAGCCGTTGCTGCCCGTAGGTCCCGGCGGGCAGGTCCCAGCCCGTGCCGATCCAGCCGCCGCGGCCGAGTTCCCGTTCCCAGGCGCGGCGGGTGGCCACCTCCTGGTGCTCGCTGCCGGGCCCGCCGAGGCCGACGGCCCGTTCGTAGGGGCCCGTGAGGTGCTGTGCGAGCCAGGCGCGGGCGCGGGGCCGCAGCTCCCCGTCCTCGGTCCCGAAGCTGAAGTCCACCGGCTCCCCCTCACGCGTTGGGGCGGTCCTTGGCGGCCGCCGCCCTTGCCATGGCCTCCAGTTGCGCGAGCATCGGCATCGGGTCGGTGCCGACGGTGCCGGGCAGGAAGTCGGCGATCTTCTCGGGGGTCCAGGAGCCTTCGGCGTAGCCGGCGCGCAGTTCGCGGGGCTGCGCCCAGACGGCGATCTTGGGTCCGGCGATCGTGTAGACCTGCCCGGTGATGCCCTCGTCCTTGGCGCGGTCGCTGAGGAGGTAGGTGACGAGGGCGGCGACGTCCTCGGGCTCGCCGATCTCCTTGAGTTCCATGGGGACGTTCGCGGACATGCGGGTGCGGGCGACGGGGGCGACGGCGTTGGCGGTGACCCCGTACTTGTTGAGGCCGAGGGCGGCGCTGCGGACGAGGGAGATGATCCCGCCCTTGGCGGCGCTGTAGTTGGCCTGGGCGACGGAGCCCTGGTGGTTGCCGCTGGTGAAGCCGATGAGGGTGCCGGTGCCCTGCCTGCGCATGACGGCGGAGGCCGCCCGGAAGACGGTGAAGGTGCCCTTGAGGTGGGTGGCGACGACCGGGTCCCATTCGGCTTCGGACATGTTGAACAGCATCCGTTCGCGCAGGATGCCGGCGACGCAGACGACGCCGTCGATGCGCCCGTACTGGGCGAGGGCGGTGTCGACGATGCGCTGTCCGCCCTCCATGGTGGAGATGTCGTCCGCGACGGCGACGGCCTGCCCTCCGGCGGCGGTGATCTCCTTGACCACGGCCTCGGCGACCTCGCTGGTGGGCTCGCCGCCCTCGATCCCGACGCCGTAGTCGTTGACGACGACCCGGGCGCCCTCGGCGGCGGCGGCGAGTGCCACGGCCCGCCCGATGCCCCGGCCCGCGCCGGTGACGGCGACGACCTTGCCTGCCAAGAAGTTCCCCACGTCCGGCCCCTTCCCGCGTTTTCTGACGGTCCGTTAGATTCTATGACCAGTCAGATCCCTTCGCACAAGCCCCCGTTGCCCCCGCACCTCCAGGAGCTGATGAAAACCATGAGCAGCCTGCCCGCCGAGTTCCACGACATCGCCAAGCGCGTCAACAACTGGGGCCGCTGGGGCGCCGACGACGAGATCGGCACCCTGAACCTGATCACCGGGGAGGTCGTCCGGGCCGCCGCCGCCGAGGTCCGCACGGGCCGCCGCGTCCCGCTCGCCCTGCCGCTCAAGGAGGACGGGGTGCAGGCCGGGATGATCCCCGGGCGGATCAACCCGCTGCACACGATGGTCCAGATCAACCAGGAGCTGTTCGGGCCGGGCACGGTGGCGTGCAGCGACGACGCCGTGACGATGGGGCTCCAGTCGGCCACCCACTGGGACGCCCTGACGCACGTCTCCCACTCCGGGCGGATCTACAACGGCCGCCCGGCGTCCACGATCACCGCGCACGCGCGCGCCGAGTTCAGCGGCATCGACAAGGCCACCCCGATCGTCTCGCGCGGGGTCCTCCTCGACGTCGCCCGCGCGAAGGGCCTGGACCGGCTGCCGGGGGGCCACGCCGTCACGCCGGAGGACCTGGCGGAGGCGGAGGAGTTCGCGGGGGTGGAGGTCCGCGCGGGCGACGTCGTCCTCGTCCGCACCGGCCAGATCCAGGTCTACCTGGCGGGCGACAAGCACGGCTACGGCTTCCCGTCCCCCGGGCTCTCGGTGCGCACCCCGCAGTGGTTCCACGCCCGCGACGTCGCGGCG
Protein-coding sequences here:
- a CDS encoding acyl-CoA dehydrogenase family protein, which encodes MDFSFGTEDGELRPRARAWLAQHLTGPYERAVGLGGPGSEHQEVATRRAWERELGRGGWIGTGWDLPAGTYGQQRLSLTGQVVWAEEYAALRAPGRVGHIGENLLAPTLIAYGTPEQQARHLPAIARGEELWCQGYSEPGAGSDLAGVRTTAVRDPADGLLRVTGQKIWTSLAHDADRCFVLARTEAGSRRHRGLSFLLVPMDQPGRIEVRPIRQMSGTAEFNEVFFDGAVATDVVGGEGNGWTVAMGLLALERGVSTLVQQIGFAAELERVIDAYVASAAPDPALRDDLVRQWAELRTMRWNALRTLGTAGDAGAPSVAKLLWGRWHRRLGELAVAVRGAAATAGPGPWSPQVPYGAGLDEEQRLFLFTRADTIYGGSDEIQRNIIAERVLGLPKEPR
- a CDS encoding SDR family NAD(P)-dependent oxidoreductase, coding for MGNFLAGKVVAVTGAGRGIGRAVALAAAAEGARVVVNDYGVGIEGGEPTSEVAEAVVKEITAAGGQAVAVADDISTMEGGQRIVDTALAQYGRIDGVVCVAGILRERMLFNMSEAEWDPVVATHLKGTFTVFRAASAVMRRQGTGTLIGFTSGNHQGSVAQANYSAAKGGIISLVRSAALGLNKYGVTANAVAPVARTRMSANVPMELKEIGEPEDVAALVTYLLSDRAKDEGITGQVYTIAGPKIAVWAQPRELRAGYAEGSWTPEKIADFLPGTVGTDPMPMLAQLEAMARAAAAKDRPNA
- a CDS encoding cyclase family protein; translation: MKTMSSLPAEFHDIAKRVNNWGRWGADDEIGTLNLITGEVVRAAAAEVRTGRRVPLALPLKEDGVQAGMIPGRINPLHTMVQINQELFGPGTVACSDDAVTMGLQSATHWDALTHVSHSGRIYNGRPASTITAHARAEFSGIDKATPIVSRGVLLDVARAKGLDRLPGGHAVTPEDLAEAEEFAGVEVRAGDVVLVRTGQIQVYLAGDKHGYGFPSPGLSVRTPQWFHARDVAAVANDTLTFEIFPPEIEDLWLPVHALHLVEMGMHQGQNWNLEELSTACAEAGRHSFLLSAMPEPFVGGTGTPVAPVAIL